The following proteins are co-located in the Jatrophihabitans sp. genome:
- the ahcY gene encoding adenosylhomocysteinase has product MSTRLQNVNGIDFAIADISLAEYGRHQMRLAEHEMPGLMAIRREFADAQPLRGARVAGSLHMTIQTAVLIETLVALGAEVRWVSCNIFSTQDEAAAAVVVGPNGTPDKPTGTPVFAWKGETLAEYWWCTDQLFDFGQGRGPNMMVDDGGDATLLVHKGVEYEAAGAVPQPAEDDHEELQQILKTLTDSMARDKQRFTRIAADIKGVTEETTNGVKRLYKLAQDGQLLFPAINVNDSVTKSKFDNKYGIRHSLVDGINRATDVMLAGKLAVICGYGDVGKGAVESLRGQGARVVVTEIDPICALQAAMDGLQVVRVEDVVSEADIFITTTGGRDIIMVDHMAQMKHNAIVGNVGHFDTEIDMAGLGRVPGIKKVEVKPQVHEWTFPDGHAIIVLSEGRLLNLGNATGHPSFVMSNSFTNQTMAQIELYTKQGEYENQVYVLPKHLDEKVARLHLEAVGARLTVLSKEQAEYLGVDVEGPFKSDHYRY; this is encoded by the coding sequence ATGAGCACAAGACTGCAGAACGTTAACGGAATTGACTTCGCGATCGCCGACATCTCGCTCGCGGAGTACGGCCGGCACCAGATGCGACTGGCCGAGCACGAGATGCCCGGCCTGATGGCGATCCGTCGTGAGTTCGCCGACGCCCAGCCGCTGCGCGGCGCCCGGGTCGCGGGTTCGCTGCACATGACCATCCAGACCGCGGTGCTGATCGAGACCCTGGTGGCGCTCGGCGCCGAGGTCCGCTGGGTCTCCTGCAACATCTTCTCCACCCAGGACGAGGCCGCCGCGGCTGTCGTGGTCGGCCCCAACGGCACCCCTGACAAGCCCACCGGCACCCCGGTCTTCGCCTGGAAGGGCGAGACGCTGGCCGAGTACTGGTGGTGCACCGATCAGCTGTTCGACTTCGGCCAGGGCCGTGGGCCGAACATGATGGTCGACGACGGCGGCGACGCCACCCTGCTGGTGCACAAGGGTGTGGAGTACGAAGCAGCCGGCGCGGTGCCCCAGCCTGCCGAGGACGACCACGAGGAGCTGCAGCAGATCCTGAAGACGCTGACTGACAGCATGGCCCGTGACAAGCAGCGCTTCACCCGGATCGCCGCCGACATCAAGGGCGTCACCGAAGAGACCACCAACGGCGTCAAGCGGCTGTACAAGCTCGCCCAGGACGGCCAACTGCTGTTCCCGGCGATCAACGTCAACGACTCGGTCACCAAGTCGAAGTTCGACAACAAGTACGGCATCCGGCACTCGCTGGTCGACGGCATCAACCGCGCGACCGACGTCATGCTGGCCGGCAAGCTCGCCGTCATCTGCGGCTACGGCGACGTCGGCAAGGGCGCGGTCGAGTCACTGCGCGGCCAGGGCGCGCGCGTGGTGGTCACCGAGATCGACCCGATCTGCGCGCTGCAGGCGGCCATGGACGGCCTGCAGGTCGTCCGGGTCGAAGACGTCGTCTCTGAGGCCGACATCTTCATCACGACCACCGGTGGCCGGGACATCATCATGGTCGACCACATGGCCCAGATGAAGCACAACGCCATCGTGGGCAACGTCGGTCACTTCGACACCGAGATCGACATGGCCGGCCTGGGCCGCGTGCCCGGGATCAAGAAGGTCGAGGTCAAGCCTCAGGTGCACGAGTGGACCTTCCCCGACGGCCACGCCATCATCGTGCTGTCCGAGGGCCGGCTGCTCAACCTCGGCAACGCCACCGGCCACCCGAGCTTCGTGATGTCGAACTCGTTCACCAACCAGACCATGGCCCAGATCGAGCTTTACACCAAGCAGGGCGAGTACGAGAACCAGGTCTACGTGCTGCCCAAGCACCTGGACGAGAAGGTGGCCCGGTTGCACCTTGAGGCGGTCGGCGCGCGCCTGACCGTGCTGAGCAAGGAGCAGGCCGAGTACCTCGGCGTCGACGTCGAGGGCCCGTTCAAGTCCGACCACTACCGCTACTGA
- a CDS encoding GAF and ANTAR domain-containing protein — MTLFESPGESDHPAFTAKSDLARSFRAAWAGGRDQATAIPELLPVRLARACVQVLPVVGAGLSLLNHDFRVPVGASDEVASHAERLQFTQGEGPCLDAARTSRIVIAAEADIRRQWPLFAAEFFKQTPYRGALCVPLRLSAETVGALDLFVINPEDLAHISLADAVSVCDQIIDALTIAQAITGSVNAFSDEPEPIWLQSGAVRSRTNVWVAMGMLMTRLGATAPDALAVLRGYAFSHDTVLDDVADALVQGQLEVEQVQA; from the coding sequence ATGACGCTGTTCGAAAGCCCCGGCGAGAGCGACCACCCCGCCTTCACCGCCAAATCAGACCTTGCCCGGTCCTTCCGGGCCGCCTGGGCTGGCGGCCGCGATCAGGCCACGGCGATCCCGGAGCTACTGCCGGTCAGGCTGGCACGGGCCTGCGTGCAGGTCCTGCCGGTCGTCGGAGCAGGGCTGAGCCTGCTCAATCACGACTTCAGGGTGCCGGTGGGCGCCAGTGACGAGGTGGCAAGTCACGCCGAGCGCTTGCAGTTCACCCAGGGCGAGGGGCCCTGCCTGGACGCGGCCCGCACGAGCCGGATCGTGATAGCCGCCGAGGCAGACATCCGACGGCAATGGCCGCTGTTCGCCGCCGAGTTCTTCAAGCAGACGCCCTACCGGGGAGCGCTGTGCGTGCCGCTGCGGCTGAGCGCCGAGACGGTGGGGGCACTGGACCTGTTCGTCATCAATCCCGAGGATCTGGCCCACATCAGCCTCGCCGACGCCGTCTCGGTCTGCGACCAGATCATCGATGCCCTGACCATCGCCCAGGCCATCACCGGTTCGGTGAACGCGTTCTCCGACGAGCCCGAACCGATCTGGCTGCAGAGCGGGGCGGTCCGCAGCCGCACCAACGTCTGGGTGGCGATGGGAATGCTGATGACGCGGCTGGGCGCCACCGCCCCGGACGCCCTGGCGGTGTTGCGCGGCTACGCCTTCAGCCACGACACCGTACTCGACGATGTCGCCGACGCCCTGGTCCAGGGCCAGCTGGAGGTGGAGCAGGTTCAGGCCTGA